The following are encoded in a window of Limibacter armeniacum genomic DNA:
- a CDS encoding iron ABC transporter permease has protein sequence MYKEKVARLLSLCLCLGILFIVDLLVGSVYISFSDIWGAISGSKSNEIVNRILFDIRFPKAVTAGLAGAALSVSGLKMQTLFRNPLAGPSVLGITAGASLGVASVMLLMGGVLGNVSVAALGMSMSWVIVIAGVLGAMAVMSVILLVSTKVNDNIALLVIGIMMGNLTIAFVSIWQYFSAPEQIQDYLMWTFGSVGGVTSFQLWVLAFNVLVGLVFSFLLAKPLNMFLLGERYAQSMGLEIGKSRIGIILVSSLLAGTITGFCGPIGFVGVAVPHLARVWMKTSDHKLLIPSCVLIGVSIMLLCDVISQLPGTNATLPINAVTALIGSPIVIWVILKSKNLKRSI, from the coding sequence ATGTATAAAGAAAAAGTTGCCAGATTATTAAGTCTTTGTTTGTGCTTAGGCATTCTGTTTATTGTGGATTTATTAGTAGGGTCAGTTTACATATCATTTTCAGATATATGGGGCGCTATTTCAGGCAGTAAAAGCAATGAGATTGTCAATCGAATCTTATTTGATATCAGGTTTCCAAAGGCGGTAACGGCAGGGTTAGCAGGGGCTGCATTATCTGTAAGTGGCTTGAAAATGCAAACCTTGTTCAGGAATCCTTTGGCAGGACCATCAGTATTGGGAATTACGGCAGGTGCTAGTCTTGGGGTAGCATCTGTAATGTTATTGATGGGAGGTGTTTTGGGTAACGTATCAGTGGCCGCACTGGGCATGAGTATGTCTTGGGTAATCGTTATTGCAGGTGTTTTGGGGGCTATGGCGGTAATGAGTGTAATTTTACTAGTATCTACCAAGGTGAATGACAATATAGCTCTGCTTGTAATCGGCATTATGATGGGAAACCTGACCATCGCATTTGTCAGCATTTGGCAATACTTTAGTGCACCTGAACAAATTCAGGATTACCTGATGTGGACTTTTGGTAGTGTAGGGGGGGTGACCTCTTTCCAATTGTGGGTGTTGGCATTTAATGTTTTGGTAGGCCTCGTGTTCTCTTTCTTATTGGCAAAGCCGCTTAATATGTTTTTGCTGGGAGAAAGGTATGCTCAGAGTATGGGACTTGAGATCGGTAAAAGTAGAATCGGGATTATTCTAGTGAGCAGTTTGCTTGCAGGTACAATTACAGGATTCTGTGGGCCTATAGGGTTTGTTGGTGTGGCAGTTCCTCACCTTGCTAGAGTTTGGATGAAAACATCAGACCATAAATTACTCATTCCTTCCTGTGTTTTGATTGGTGTCTCAATTATGTTGCTTTGTGATGTCATTTCTCAATTGCCAGGGACGAATGCAACATTACCCAT
- a CDS encoding HAD-IA family hydrolase, producing MTEYPQLPLASYIIFDFDGTIADSLAKAVEICNRIAPEYKLRSITNEELKHCQNLPAKEVMKFLGISKLKLPFLVRRVQKELRSQISTLPLNPGIKECLFNLKEMGYRLGIVTSNSTPNVEAYLQAHGIIDAFEFIHSSRNLFGKHKVLRKVLKNYSINPEEVYYVGDECRDIEAAHKCNIKMISVTWGFSSKKIIQSSHPEFIAEKAEDITTFIRFALQQTGA from the coding sequence ATGACTGAATACCCACAACTACCTTTAGCCTCTTACATCATTTTTGATTTTGATGGAACCATTGCAGACTCATTGGCTAAAGCAGTTGAAATCTGTAACCGCATTGCTCCGGAATACAAACTCAGAAGTATTACCAACGAAGAACTCAAACACTGTCAAAACCTACCTGCCAAAGAAGTCATGAAGTTTCTAGGCATTTCAAAATTGAAATTACCCTTTTTGGTAAGACGGGTTCAGAAAGAGTTAAGAAGTCAAATATCAACGCTCCCGCTTAACCCTGGCATCAAAGAATGTCTTTTTAACCTAAAAGAGATGGGATACCGGTTGGGCATTGTCACCTCTAACTCCACTCCAAATGTTGAGGCCTACCTACAAGCTCATGGAATTATTGACGCCTTCGAGTTTATCCATTCTTCCAGAAACCTGTTCGGAAAACACAAGGTGCTTAGAAAGGTCTTGAAGAACTACAGTATCAATCCGGAAGAGGTCTATTATGTTGGAGATGAATGTAGAGACATCGAAGCTGCTCATAAATGCAATATCAAGATGATATCTGTAACGTGGGGTTTCAGTTCAAAAAAAATCATTCAGTCCTCTCACCCTGAGTTTATCGCAGAAAAAGCTGAAGATATCACCACCTT